AAAGAATACCATGGTGCGGCGAGTCACCGAGAAGTCGTTGTTCTGTTCTAACCAAGCGAGTTTGTAAGGAGTGGGGTGCGGTTCATCGGGAAGAGAGAGTTTCTTGACTGCATCAGAGGACATTACATTCTCAGAACTTCCTGAATCAATAATAAAGTTGAAGACCGATGGTGCACTTTGAATGAAACAGATTGTTTCGTTGTGGGTTTCGGGGTGAACCATGCGGAGCTAAACATGATCGGCGAAGCATAAGTGAAGTGCCCGTGTCGGCGCCGAGTTCTtcaacagcttcttcatcgtcgtAAATGGGGTTATTGTCATCGTCTGGTTGTTCGTCGAGAAGAAGTCCACGGCGAGCCTGATTTGGACAAGCCGATTGGCGATGTCCCGTTTCGCCACAAGAGTAGCAGCGAAACCCTCCTAGCCGTGTCTGTCACTGAGTGTCAACATGAATAATAGCTGTTTCTGTTTTTGGTGTTGTCGCATCGCTAGGCGTGGACGAGGACGCTGGAGTTGTTGACGGTGAACGTGTTTGTCTGCCAGAACCCCAAGCTGAGAACCCAGTACGGGTTTGTGGTTCGACTATGAGTGCTTGCTGATGAGCTTCAGAGATTTTTTGAGGTCTGAATAAATTCCATGTGAATTGAATCTGCTGTCGTAAGCCTCCAATAAACCTCATAACCAACTGCGGCTCAGTGACTCAAAGTTCCACACTGTTGATCATCTTAAAGAAGTCTGTCGCATAGTCATCGATTGAACGCGTACCTTGCCGTAGGTTTTGGAATTTCTGAAACATCAATTGCTCATAGTTatatggcaaaaaaaaattttgcatCTCGCGCTTGAGCTTACCCCAAGTGTGAATCTTTGTTTTCTCGGAACGAGCTCGTCTGGTCTTGTTTTGATACCACCATGAGGCAGCCCTATCACGGAATCTGATTGCAATAAGTGGAACACATTGGTCCCGTGGTATGTTTTTCAATTCCAGTATCTCTTCAACAGTCACGAACCAGCCGAGTAAGTCTTCTGCAACCGTTGAACCATTGAAAAGGGGTATCTCAAGTTTAAAGCATGATTTCCAGGAAGAATCATCTTTGTCGTCGTCTGAACTTAAGTCATCATTAGTATCCTCGCGGTGGCGTGCGTTCTGCTGGCGGAGAGGAGCATACGGATTGTCGTTGTTTTCTGAGTCGTTATGGACGGAGACTTGGTCGTCGTGATCGCGATGATCATGACGTGCGGCAGGGACTGTTAGTTGCGCTGTTAGGTTAGCAACAGCAGTTACCAGAGCCGTGACTTGTGCCTGAAGATCGTTGATGGATTGTTGGGTAGCAGGGGTGTCATCGTCATCAGCGTATTGCTGAGCACGAGTCTTACGAACCATTGTAGCGGGCTGAGAAGGATTCGGAGCGTAGCAGAGCTCTGAGACCAACCTGGCGCAGCGTACGAATGGGTGAACGGTCGATCTAAGAATTTAGGGTTCCCCGAGAcctgttcttggatcgatcaagAGTTTCTTTCGATAGCTTCTTGAGACCAACTTCCTGTTTGATGAATTGAATCGAATCGAACAAGGGATAAAAGCAATGCTCTTCTTTATAAATCAAAACATGTTTAATAAGAAACATAAAGCTCTGTTTATATATCCATCCGTTTGGACAAATCCCATAAGGATAAGGATATTATAAACCGTCATACTAATTAAAAAGCccaaaactaataataaaaggaaatatcataaaaaccaaaatcataaGGAAACGAGTTTGAATGTTCAAGTTGCCGTTAAAGATAATGATGTCGCTGCATCAGTCGGGGAGTTGAATACTTACTTGATGTTCATTCGGAGATAGGGAATTCAATGTTTGtccaaccaattgatggatggcgattCTTTGTAACATGTGGCAAAATGGATTGTGttgttgatttggaacatggaaaGTATGATTATGGTGTCTATGCAATCTAGAAAATACCCTCTCTCATGCTATAGCAGCTGGAACATATGCTGGTTTGAATGTCTCCACACTTGTCTGTCCGCTCCACTCAAAGGATTATttgtttgcaggatactcacataatatatatccttgtgttggacaacaagttgaggTACACACATGCTTTCTTCCGGAAGTAAAACGTGGTCCGAGGACaacgaagaaatcaagatggcaatcttggttggagcaaTCAAGGATGAGATGACGCATGCCCCAGAAGCAACACACGGTTtatagatgctcaaactgcaaacAAACTGGCCATACGCATCCACAATGCAAGAACTGACGTGGAAGACCTTCTCGACAGTCTACTGGACGACTTCCGTTTATGTCGTCCAGGTTGTTATGTCGTCCCGAAGACTTCTCTGGTGTCTCCTTATCAATCTATTTGTTTTATGTGTTATGAATTTATGTGTTATGACTTTGTGTTATGAATTTATGTGTTATGAATTTGTGTTATGACTAAATTGAAATTGCAACTTAAAAGATAACATCTGAGATTAGATTAACCGAGAGGGTATAGTTAGTACACAACCAAACTAATTTCCTAAAAAATGCTAATTTGGTAGGAGGATAGCATACATACAAAAGCATATCCTATCATGGCCATGTTACAGTAGATTAAAACATCATACAAAACCTTACAAAACCATACAAAAACAGACAAAAGCATCAAGTTCACTGCTCATAAGTTGTCACGTTCTCATCATTGTCGTTGTTCTCTTTGTCATGGGATTCAGGGGCctcttgaaatatatccacTGCCATCTTCTCCCTGATAGCCTTCACGTTCCTACTAGAAAAGGCTGGAGAAAATGacatcccaagagcatgacattcgatatacatcagagtgaacacgccacaatcaccagctcgACACTGAGATACTCCAGCTGTCACTCTCATATATGTGAATGGCTTCAGAGTATATTGGACACAAAGTTCGCCAGAGCcggcgcactcaacaagcaaaTAAGGGATTATCCATTGATCAGGCTCCATTACCTCAGCGAGTTCTTCATCACTAATATGTTTGGCAATGCTGTCCCAGATGACTATGTGCTTCTTAGGGATCAATATCCATATAGCAATCCAATGAGTGTTTTTGAAGTTCACTGGCGCGTATATATCATCCACctccacccccccccccccccaaaccttgtttgattggcaaaatttTGGTACTTTGCCTGCATAAAAATCCCACGCCCCGCCAGGGAGCCTTCTTCTTACAACCGTTGTGATCGGGCTCCGAGCTCTTAAATTCCGGGTACTTGTCCCTCCAAATCCGAGAAAAAACATGATCAAGAAAGTAAATTCTGCCGCTCCTAAAATGATGTGGATTCTTGTGGTACTGCAGCcttaatatattgatgaaaGCATCCCTATGTTGCATATAAAACAATACTAGTCAGAAAGACATCTCaagaagacttctcagaagagTTACAAGTAAGTGTTCTGCAAATTTAAAGTGAAGTAGCGTTTAGAAATTTACGGTGTCATTGAGTCAATATAAGGAGGTTTGGAGGCCATGATATCACAAACTTGGACATTTACGTGGTTTTTTGTCCATATGTGTTTTATAATAAATGCAAACACATAAAGTAGATAAGAAATCATTTTTTGTAGCCTAATGCAAGCAATTATAGGAAAAAGTCACTTACGGATCAAGTTTCAGCCAGTCAAAGAGcaccttcatcttcttcttgtcaacGGGTGCAAAAAGATCATAGCCTTGGCCAACCTTAGTGTTTGGAATGATCACTTTGCCTGTGCTGTTACCCTGAAAAGGAGATTGTTGTGAGGCAGCAAGTTTCCTTACTCGGTCACTCTTTTCCCGGGCAAATGCCACAGCAGCATCCATCTTTGTCTGCCTTCTGGCTTCCTCCTGCTGTACATCTGAAACGGTGGGTACTTGTTTATCCAATACAACAACGCTGGGGCCAGTAATCGGTTCAGGAGCTTTCTCTGGCACATTTTCTATCATGAGACTCAACTCTCTAGAGGAACTCGGTTATGTGGTCTCACTCGGTTTTTGGGTGTTGTTCTTCCCGCTTTCTCCCCATTCACATTTTCACTCTACAATTTTGATGTACAAGAAAAATTGTCAATAATAAGccttcataatatatttttatacaatattAACCAACAAGATCCAAGTAACACatgaaacaaaaatctatacatAAGCAAAGTTCGAAGCGcacacaagaaacaaagcaCAAATGTGCTGACATACAAATGGTACATCCAAGCACACACAAGAGACAAAGCACATCCAAGTTTCATTTTCGATTCCTAACACTTTGTCTAGTGATTCTCGGCTCTGTGATTTTGGGAGAGTTTTCGGTACTAACCTCGAGTTCATGGCGACGTTTAGGCGGATTTGAAGTAGTGAGTTAATGATCATTAGATACAGTCCTTTTTTGGTGATtcccaccttcttctccacagatTCCATCCTCTCCCCGAAAAACTTGATCTCCCTAGGGCACATCCCGAACCCATCCCTCATGGCATCACTTAGGTCCTTGAAGCATTGTTCAATCTTTTCTTTGGTCATCCCACCAACAGCCGTCGGAGCCTCTTTACTTGCCATtgtaggagcctctttacgagcctttgtaggagcctctttacgagatTTCTTCCAAGGtcttccactatcttctccTCCACTATCTTCGCTTCCACTCTCTTCCTTCTTCACATAAACAAGCTGGGGATTTACCTATGGGTCAGTCCTGGTGACTTCCCAACAATCCATGATCAACTTCAATTTAGGTTTCGAATTAAACATGAGTTTAGTTATATTCTCCGCGGCCTTATCCTCTACATCGAACTCCCATTTAAGAAACATTTCAGCAAAGTCCTTCcgaacaaagttgatcacgctagtctgcagtaaataaAAGATATCAACTTAGATATTTTACGGCTCAACAAAGATGGAAGTCTTACAGAACAAACTTCTCAGAAGACTTAACTGTAAGTAAAAGCCTTCCAGTAGAAGATTACTAAAACCGACCTCTTGCAGATCTGAAGAGAAATAAGTAGAAAACAAATAGATGACTTACAGTTGGAGAATCTATGGTCGCCAACGACACCAGCGGTTACAGATCTGCAAAAATCGACGGGAAAAAAGAATTAAGACTAcattttttagggtttaacgGTGGCTAAACGCCTTAAGTAATAAATTTGAACTCAACAGAAAAGAGGGAGAACTTACCGGCGGAGTTCAACGAGACGCggtttcagatctgaaaaaaaaggAAGGGGATGGTTAGTTTAATCAACTCTTCGGTATGAAGGAGAAACAAAGATTCGTCGCAAAAGGAGAGATTACCGGCAGTTAGAACGAGGGGAATAGAGATTCGACGGGAAAAGGGAGTCCGCCTTCACAATCGCCTCAGAGAGAAATGACGCTAGGGTTTTCTTGCAGTTTACCAAAAAGtgaaaaaatagtatttatatgTCCGGTAAATTATCCGgttagatttaatgtatattggtaaaattaaaggttcggtttGCTACGGACGACTTCCATGGAAGTCTTCCACGTAAATACTATTAACCGGAAcgtaattaactaactaaacacttcattaACATCAAACTAAAcctaaaaattgtttaatatacaaaaactaAACACTTATAgctcaaaattaaattttcaaaaatatatttaagctttccaaaaaCAAACCCTATGAATACAAACAATtctacaacatatgttaccaaatactaaaccaaagaatatcatgactcactactttcactcatctatgttgaaaacaattcaatattattgtattttaatttatatcagttataactgtttataattatatgatttcaatttttcttctatcaaaatattttttacaaaatttattaattatttttaagatctaccgTATGAGAAGACTTCCAGGGAAGTCGTCCAGAAGGACCTACAGAACCTTAGAAGACTTACAAAATCTCAGAAGACTTAACGGGGttatattggtaaaaataaTTTCcggttttttgtttggtcataagaggctggttgtaatttcactagccttttaggttacttttgcatttgattcaagtttgggatacttttggggttaaaatcaagttttgagtcatatttggcaatttttcctattttatatatattgttttttgcaactaaaaaaaaatatatatatatataaaatattagctCCACATGTGGCCACGCGGATATGGGTCCATGTTTACGGCCCATTTGAATATCCGGGAGAGGATCCATCCGTGGGTTGCACCTCCCACCCGGGGGTaaggtctgtgtctttaatagacccgggtttaacccttttgcacttattttatatattttaatttctaaatttcttTTACATTGATGACAATCTAAGCTATTATTATTATCTTGCTCAATAAAACTCATTACAAGCTACTTCCTTTCTATATGTTTGATCAATAAACTCATTTGAGCAAGCCTACTCTTGTTTTGAACATGTTAACACCTACTCTTCAAGAAAGAAGCCTAGTTCAATAAATATACATTGAATGGttaagaaaaaaaggaagaagaacaaCTGTAAACTGGCAATAATATTCGTCGGCTACATGCTTTTTCTTTGTTAATCCCTACTGCCTTTGTACTCATACTTCAATATGAAGAAATTTCTCAGCCATTCCTCCTCATTTATCTTTGTTGTTGACTAAAATCGATATCCTCTCCAACAATTAACCAACCTCTTTAACCATTCACTGCCATGTCGTTTTCTTATCTAGCGAAGGACTTCGTTgttgtatataataaattaagaaCGTGCTTACATTTAATTGATAACAAAGTTAATTAAGCAGTACTTATCAAAATGTTCCTATTTAACCTACGTACTTCTTCGATTTCATTCATGCACAACTGAAATTTACAATGATAATATGATATGCACCGACAAGATACTTTTTGCTAACCATAATCAGACATGAAAGTGGACTGAGTTTCCAATTAATTGATTGTCATCAAATAGAGAACACACAACAAAAACAATTCATTTGAATTGTTTGTCAAtaatcaaatacaataattcATCCAAATAAAACTTTACAAGCCTTCAAATAATTAATGAGGCATCCTTTTTATATTAAGTAAAACAAACACAGAAGAatgaatatatatgaattattgtAGCCTTACCCAAATACCTTCGCTTGGTATGTTTTGATTCACAACAAACACCATATAATAACCAGGCAGTGCTATATTCGCCGATCTTGGAGTCTTCACTTCAACCTCATAGTTCGTCGATTTACCAGATCTTTTAAACGTAACGTTATCCAAAACCAAAAGCCTTTGATTCATCGAAAATGAATGCGTCGTGAACGACGGAAACACCATCGTTACTTTAACCGGACCCTTGACTTCTCCTGCGACCTTAAACTTCAGCTTCAAGTTCATCCTATACGTAATCATTACTTGCGATTTAGGAGACTGAATCTTTGGACGAAGTTTCGCAAACTCCGGTTCTAGGTAACCCGGAGAGAAAGCCTCCAAGCTTAGCTCCGTCGGGAAAAGCACATTGGTGAAGTTATAGAACGCGTGAGGATTGCTTCCTCCAACGAGAACTCTACCGTCACGGAGAAGAACCGCCGTGGAGTGATACATTCTCGGTATTGTAGTCGGGTTAAGCGACTCAAATCTCGAGTTAACCGGATTCTCGGGATGGTACACATCCGGTACGAGAACCGGTTCACGACCAAGCTCCCATGCAGCTGAGCCAGAAGCACCACCGTTGATAATCAAAACATCTCCATTAGGCAAAAGCGTCATGTCTCCCATGACTCTAGCACGTGGCATCTTCTCCACCATCCATTGTGGATTCTCGTCGTTAATCTTGATCCTCGCACACGTATCAAGCGCTTTCACGAACGTTTTCCTTCTGAAAGCGAGGAGGTACGATCCTTTAGGTGCACCTCCACACACCAGAACCTCCGCATCGATTTTAACCGCTTCAAGATTCTTTAACGGTAGTAACACGGCTGAGCCAGTGCTCGGGTAGCTCCTCGGATCACCGCCGGGAATCGCCGGATAAGTTTTCACCACCGTGTTTTTAACATAGTCTAGTAATATCGCACGGTTATTAGCGAATATAAATAGTCTACCATCGGTGTTGAGAAAAACGTAAGGATAGAGATTATTCTCTTCTCCTCTATCGTTAGTCTCGGCCAAAAACGGTAACGCGATAACGTTAGGAGATGTCGTTTTGGGGAAGAACTCGTAGTTGAATTGTCCTTGGCCTCCGATGACGATTTGTTTACCGTCGGGGAGGATATGATTAGAAGAGTACCATCTTCTCTTTGTTAATCCGTTGTTAATCTCGATCCAGTCGCATCGTTTGTCTTTACAAGGGGAGAAGATTCTAGCTTTTAACTCGCCGTCCCGATCTCCACCGGTTTGAACGAGAACACCGTCCGGTCTAACCGAACCGGAGGAGCACCATGTGTTGGATTGTACTGTTAAGGGACGGATGGTGTTTGATGCAACGTCGTACTCGATGGAGTGAGCTGTGCAGTCGATTTTGGAGATAGGGTCTTGTGGGTTGTTACGGCAGTTACCGTTCGGGAGAGAGATGTTTGATGGGCCGAAGTTGGTTCGGTCGAACATTACGACACGGTCGTTGCGGAGGAGCTGCATGTGCATCGCTGAGATTCCGACGTTGGGGAGAAGGAGATTCCATTTTCCTCCCGCGGCGAAAGACACTTGGCATGTTAGGAGGAGTTGGAGTGAGGTTAGTAAGAGAGCATAGAACGTTGTGGCTCGTGCTGCCATTTTCTggtttctttgtgtttttgttgttgtgtgttGTGGTGTAAATGTATCGTGGTTGTTCGTTTATATAGTGGACGTTGGGACATTATTAAATGTTATTCTATGTATTAAGATAGTTccgaaaaaaagaagagaaaagtcTAATGTACAATTATTAAGTGGAGATTTcgtaatctttttctttttgcttttcTTGAAGTATTTGTATTGTGTCAcccttttatatatatgcatcttTAGAAACTTATCTTAACAAGAAACTTTTGACATATCGTGGCAGCCGATTTATGTACTATActacaattttaaaacaactaatTTAAGAAAGTATTCACTAGATATGTTTTGATGTCTCTATATTAGTCATCGATAGATTTGTGGAAACAATATAAACCATTTAGTTAAAATCCCTAAAATCATCATTAAACCGACGGTGTTAACTCAGTAGTTCTATATATGGAAGGTCGGTTTCTTGGGTTCAAAAGCGTTGGAAAGGGATTAAGTAACCGGTTCTTTTACATGATCTCCGATATTAGTCGGATGTTTACGGTTTGGATGACCTGTAtcacaaaaatacaaaataatcatcattcttttttttgtaactgaaataATCATCATTCTTCgttctttctttttgatttcata
This region of Brassica napus cultivar Da-Ae chromosome C5, Da-Ae, whole genome shotgun sequence genomic DNA includes:
- the LOC106351462 gene encoding aldehyde oxidase GLOX-like — its product is MAARATTFYALLLTSLQLLLTCQVSFAAGGKWNLLLPNVGISAMHMQLLRNDRVVMFDRTNFGPSNISLPNGNCRNNPQDPISKIDCTAHSIEYDVASNTIRPLTVQSNTWCSSGSVRPDGVLVQTGGDRDGELKARIFSPCKDKRCDWIEINNGLTKRRWYSSNHILPDGKQIVIGGQGQFNYEFFPKTTSPNVIALPFLAETNDRGEENNLYPYVFLNTDGRLFIFANNRAILLDYVKNTVVKTYPAIPGGDPRSYPSTGSAVLLPLKNLEAVKIDAEVLVCGGAPKGSYLLAFRRKTFVKALDTCARIKINDENPQWMVEKMPRARVMGDMTLLPNGDVLIINGGASGSAAWELGREPVLVPDVYHPENPVNSRFESLNPTTIPRMYHSTAVLLRDGRVLVGGSNPHAFYNFTNVLFPTELSLEAFSPGYLEPEFAKLRPKIQSPKSQVMITYRMNLKLKFKVAGEVKGPVKVTMVFPSFTTHSFSMNQRLLVLDNVTFKRSGKSTNYEVEVKTPRSANIALPGYYMVFVVNQNIPSEGIWVRLQ